From Chryseobacterium shandongense, the proteins below share one genomic window:
- a CDS encoding homogentisate 1,2-dioxygenase yields MRYHQSGNIPQKRHTIFKSPEDKFYYEQLFGTEGFHGISSLLYHIHRPTQIKSIGEAKDVTPKIAVDKNVTPRMFKGMNVTPEDDFLDSRKFLMVNNDLKMGLSKPRKSMDYFYKNAECDELLFVHQGSGTLKTFVGNLEFFVGDYLIIPRGTIYQVELTSDDTVLFVLESHSPIYTPKRYRNEFGQLLEHSPFCERDIIAPTFVEPKDEKGEFLIKVKKENQITDFIYATHPFDVVGWDGYFYPYKFNIKNFEPITGRVHQPPPVHQNFEGHNFVVCSFCARMYDYHPLAIPAPYNHSNIDSDEVLFYTEGDFMSRNHIDLMDFTLHPGGIVHGPHPGAMERSIGKKFTEEYAVMVDPFRPLKITEEALKVEDPSYKTSWLEDEDKTLEDRSQE; encoded by the coding sequence ATGAGATATCATCAGTCGGGAAATATTCCCCAAAAAAGACATACGATTTTCAAATCTCCTGAAGATAAGTTTTACTATGAACAGCTTTTCGGAACCGAAGGTTTTCATGGAATTTCTTCTTTATTGTATCATATTCACCGGCCTACGCAGATCAAATCCATTGGTGAAGCCAAAGACGTGACACCTAAAATTGCTGTTGACAAAAATGTAACGCCGAGAATGTTTAAGGGGATGAATGTAACCCCGGAAGATGATTTTTTAGACAGCAGAAAATTTCTAATGGTAAACAATGACCTGAAAATGGGATTGTCTAAGCCTAGAAAATCAATGGACTATTTCTATAAAAATGCCGAATGTGATGAGCTACTGTTTGTACATCAGGGAAGCGGAACACTTAAAACTTTCGTCGGTAACCTTGAGTTTTTCGTGGGTGATTATCTTATCATTCCAAGAGGAACCATTTATCAGGTGGAACTTACATCTGATGATACGGTGCTATTTGTTCTGGAAAGCCACTCTCCTATTTACACTCCGAAAAGATACAGAAACGAGTTTGGACAGCTGCTGGAACATTCTCCTTTCTGCGAAAGAGATATTATAGCCCCGACTTTTGTGGAACCAAAAGACGAAAAAGGCGAATTTTTAATTAAAGTAAAAAAAGAAAACCAGATCACAGATTTCATCTATGCTACGCATCCTTTTGATGTTGTGGGCTGGGATGGCTATTTTTATCCGTATAAATTCAATATCAAAAATTTTGAACCGATTACAGGAAGAGTTCATCAACCGCCTCCTGTACACCAGAATTTTGAAGGGCATAATTTTGTGGTGTGCTCATTCTGCGCAAGAATGTATGATTATCATCCGTTGGCGATTCCTGCTCCCTACAACCACTCCAATATTGATTCTGACGAAGTACTGTTTTATACAGAGGGAGATTTCATGAGCCGAAATCATATTGATTTAATGGACTTTACCCTTCACCCTGGAGGAATTGTTCACGGGCCGCATCCGGGAGCAATGGAAAGAAGCATTGGTAAAAAATTCACGGAAGAATATGCTGTAATGGTAGACCCTTTCCGACCGCTGAAAATTACAGAAGAAGCTTTGAAGGTGGAAGACCCTTCCTACAAAACTTCATGGCTTGAAGACGAAGACAAAACCCTGGAAGACCGTTCCCAGGAATAA
- a CDS encoding thioredoxin family protein, whose product MKTGTFADLEIQQKVNPKPVIIHLYTSWCSVCKMEAFQLKKDKDLIELLNENFYVISFDAENMKEKITFQGREFTYLPNGNSGIHELALALSKNKDQPVYPLWIILDKDGNLIEYHEGLYTPEKMKKKLGEIFDF is encoded by the coding sequence ATGAAGACAGGCACTTTTGCGGATTTGGAAATTCAGCAAAAGGTAAATCCAAAGCCTGTTATTATTCATCTCTATACAAGCTGGTGTTCGGTTTGTAAGATGGAGGCATTTCAATTAAAAAAGGATAAGGATTTGATTGAATTGCTGAATGAAAATTTTTATGTCATCAGTTTTGATGCTGAAAATATGAAAGAAAAAATTACTTTTCAGGGAAGGGAATTTACTTATTTGCCGAACGGAAATTCCGGAATCCATGAGCTGGCTTTGGCTTTATCAAAAAATAAAGACCAGCCTGTCTATCCGTTGTGGATTATTTTAGATAAAGACGGAAATCTGATTGAATATCATGAGGGTTTGTATACCCCTGAAAAAATGAAGAAAAAGTTAGGTGAGATTTTTGATTTTTAG
- a CDS encoding DUF1304 domain-containing protein, translating to MEIVAKILIAAVALEHLYILWMEMFAWETKGKEVFKSALPPEMFKPTKGLAANQGLYNGFLAAGLIWSFLIEDPKWQTNIALFFLTCVAVAGIYGAVSATKKIFFVQALPAILAIVAVLLK from the coding sequence ATGGAAATTGTAGCCAAAATATTAATTGCAGCGGTAGCTCTGGAACACCTTTATATTCTCTGGATGGAAATGTTTGCTTGGGAAACCAAAGGAAAAGAAGTATTCAAATCGGCTTTACCTCCGGAAATGTTCAAACCAACCAAAGGATTAGCAGCCAACCAGGGATTGTACAATGGTTTTCTTGCTGCCGGACTGATTTGGTCTTTCCTGATTGAAGATCCGAAATGGCAGACCAATATTGCCTTATTTTTCTTAACATGCGTTGCCGTAGCCGGAATTTACGGCGCAGTTTCAGCGACGAAAAAAATCTTTTTTGTTCAGGCATTACCGGCAATTCTGGCGATTGTTGCAGTGCTTTTGAAATAA
- a CDS encoding Crp/Fnr family transcriptional regulator has translation MEIFKQHLDKFIDIDDEEFASVISFFQVLEVKKKQDLMSDGEICRTMFFVVKGCLRKFFINEKGIEQTTEFAIENWWITDTFAYERQMKSGFCIQAVEKSVLLKIDFHSQEALLKKHPVMERYFRMVYQRAYAAAERRIRYLYEFSREELYVHFSTQYPWFIQRIPQYLIASFLGFTPEYLSEIRAKLRS, from the coding sequence ATGGAAATTTTTAAACAGCATCTGGATAAATTTATTGACATTGATGATGAGGAATTTGCTTCTGTAATTTCTTTTTTTCAGGTACTGGAAGTAAAGAAAAAGCAGGATCTGATGTCCGACGGCGAAATTTGCAGAACGATGTTTTTTGTTGTTAAAGGCTGCCTGAGAAAGTTTTTTATTAATGAAAAAGGAATTGAACAAACAACAGAATTTGCCATAGAAAACTGGTGGATCACCGATACTTTTGCGTACGAAAGACAGATGAAATCTGGTTTTTGTATCCAGGCGGTTGAAAAATCAGTACTTCTGAAAATCGATTTCCACTCCCAGGAAGCGCTTCTGAAAAAACATCCAGTGATGGAGCGTTATTTCAGGATGGTCTATCAGAGAGCTTATGCCGCAGCAGAAAGGAGGATCAGGTATCTTTATGAATTTTCCAGGGAAGAATTATATGTCCATTTCAGTACGCAATACCCTTGGTTTATCCAGAGAATTCCGCAGTATTTAATTGCTTCTTTTCTGGGATTTACACCCGAATACTTAAGTGAGATCAGGGCAAAATTACGTTCTTAA
- a CDS encoding TonB-dependent receptor plug domain-containing protein — MKRILYSWLFLPSLYFSQNTDSLEIQSSDNQDSLKVLLNTVKTQNIDDVIITGTLKPVSRSKSPVAVEIYSQKFFRKNPTPNIFEAISMVNGVKPQLNCSVCNTGDIHINGLEGPYTMILIDGMPIVSSLSTVYGLSGIPNSLVDRIEVVKGPASSIYGSEAMGGVINIITKNALTAPKLSVDLMTTTWSENNVDLSTKFNFGKNIASLLSLNYFNFEKRFDENKDNFTDGALQNRVSVFNKWNFIRKENRQASFALRYLYEDRFGGEMQWDRSYRGSDQVYGESIYTNRIEAFGIYQWPVKENIVTQFSYNFHDQNSFYGNNPFTATQKVLFIQTFWDRKFGNHDITAGATLKRTFYDDNTPGTFSTEGMNAPMKSPIFGAFVQDQWEINDKNTILLGYRFDYDKIHHAVHSPRFAWKFSPNPYHTLRFNFGTGFRVVNLFTEDHAALTGSRKVVIQSDLKPERSVNGNLNYIWKIPAGKNLINLDASAFYTYFSNKIVGDFDTDPEKIIYDNLKGYGISRGVSLNADYNFSFPLSVGLGVTYLDVYQKFDGEREKSQQLHAPKWSGTYNITYKFAGNLAIDFTGQFYGPMRLPVLPNDYRPEYSPFYTLANIQISKSFKSGFEVYCGIKNLFNFTPKDPLMRPFDPFDKNVNDPVNNPNHYTFDTTYGYAPMQKIRDFLGVKYILK, encoded by the coding sequence ATGAAACGAATACTTTATTCTTGGTTGTTTTTACCGTCCTTGTACTTTTCCCAGAATACTGATAGCCTGGAAATACAGTCTTCCGATAATCAGGATTCATTAAAAGTCTTACTTAATACCGTAAAGACACAGAATATCGATGACGTGATTATTACCGGAACTTTAAAGCCAGTAAGCAGATCAAAAAGTCCGGTAGCCGTAGAAATTTACAGCCAGAAATTTTTCCGGAAAAATCCAACACCGAACATCTTTGAAGCTATTTCCATGGTAAACGGCGTAAAACCTCAGCTCAACTGTTCGGTTTGCAATACGGGAGATATTCATATTAACGGTCTGGAAGGTCCGTACACGATGATTTTAATTGACGGAATGCCGATTGTAAGTTCACTTTCCACCGTGTACGGATTGAGCGGAATCCCTAACAGCCTGGTTGACAGAATTGAAGTGGTGAAAGGCCCGGCTTCTTCCATTTACGGTTCTGAAGCAATGGGTGGAGTCATTAATATTATCACTAAAAATGCACTGACGGCTCCCAAATTAAGTGTTGATCTTATGACCACCACTTGGAGCGAGAATAATGTTGATCTTTCCACTAAATTTAACTTCGGAAAAAATATTGCTTCCTTATTAAGTCTCAATTATTTTAATTTCGAAAAAAGATTCGATGAAAATAAAGACAATTTTACAGACGGAGCGCTACAGAACAGAGTTTCAGTATTTAACAAATGGAATTTTATACGTAAGGAAAACCGGCAGGCCAGCTTTGCACTGCGTTATTTGTATGAAGACCGTTTCGGGGGAGAAATGCAGTGGGATCGTTCCTACCGTGGAAGTGACCAGGTTTACGGTGAGAGTATTTACACGAACAGGATAGAAGCTTTCGGTATTTATCAATGGCCGGTAAAAGAAAATATCGTCACACAGTTTTCCTATAATTTTCATGATCAGAATTCTTTTTATGGAAACAATCCTTTTACAGCAACACAAAAGGTGCTTTTTATACAGACTTTCTGGGATAGAAAATTCGGAAACCATGATATTACGGCAGGAGCTACCTTGAAAAGAACATTTTATGATGACAATACGCCAGGAACCTTTTCTACTGAAGGAATGAATGCTCCTATGAAATCGCCGATATTCGGAGCGTTTGTACAGGATCAATGGGAAATCAATGACAAGAATACGATATTGCTCGGTTATCGGTTTGATTATGACAAAATTCATCATGCGGTACATTCGCCACGTTTCGCCTGGAAATTTTCTCCCAATCCGTATCATACGTTGAGGTTCAATTTCGGGACGGGATTCCGGGTGGTGAATCTCTTTACGGAAGATCATGCAGCGCTTACCGGTTCGCGCAAAGTAGTTATTCAATCTGATTTAAAGCCGGAAAGATCAGTCAACGGAAATCTGAATTACATCTGGAAGATTCCTGCAGGAAAAAACCTGATCAACCTTGATGCTTCTGCTTTTTATACCTATTTCAGCAATAAGATTGTAGGAGATTTTGATACCGATCCTGAAAAAATTATTTATGATAATCTGAAAGGTTATGGAATTTCAAGAGGTGTATCATTAAATGCAGATTACAATTTCAGCTTTCCGCTGAGTGTCGGTTTAGGTGTTACTTATCTTGATGTATACCAGAAATTTGACGGAGAAAGAGAGAAGTCACAGCAGCTACACGCCCCGAAATGGAGCGGAACCTATAATATTACGTATAAATTTGCAGGTAATCTGGCAATCGACTTTACAGGGCAATTCTACGGACCGATGCGGTTGCCGGTCTTACCGAATGATTATCGTCCGGAATATTCACCGTTTTATACTTTAGCAAATATTCAAATTTCTAAAAGTTTCAAATCCGGATTTGAGGTGTATTGCGGAATCAAGAATCTGTTTAATTTTACCCCGAAAGATCCTTTGATGAGGCCGTTTGATCCTTTTGATAAAAATGTTAATGATCCTGTGAATAATCCTAACCATTATACTTTTGATACGACGTACGGATATGCTCCGATGCAAAAAATAAGAGATTTTCTGGGAGTTAAATATATTTTGAAATAA